From the genome of Scytonema hofmannii PCC 7110, one region includes:
- a CDS encoding AAA-like domain-containing protein has protein sequence MNVDEALVVLDIFLENRLNNLQELVFRQSWEGQTYQEIADSSSYDANYIKDVGSKLWKLLSQSLDEEVTKSNFRSVIRRRGESSAIHKKSQNAQAVLSHYQQLADKEYLELPTGDRENLESSIGYTRQEDQKSSIPVPDRLDIPSGPVPLNSFFYIERPPIEERTYAEIAKPGSLIRIKAPKQTGKTSLMQRILTHARQTIGVHTVLISFQLADSHVFTSLDKFLRWFCANASRQLNIEPRLDDYWDEDIGSKVSCTLYFQEYLLRKIDSPVVCALDEVNRIFEYPEISGDFLPLLRSWYEDAAELEIWQKLRLLVVHATEAYIPLDINQSPFNVGLAIKLPEFTLAQVQDLAIRHGLDWAKGEIGAQTLAPLVAMIGGHPYLVRLALYHLARQEVTLEHLLHEAPTIGGIYSNYLRYHLANLQEHPELATAFKRVLTATEDVQLEAISAYKLESMGLVKLEGNHVVPSCELYRLYFCEQLG, from the coding sequence ATGAATGTTGATGAGGCATTGGTTGTTCTAGATATATTTCTAGAAAACCGCTTAAACAATCTACAGGAGCTAGTTTTCCGCCAATCCTGGGAGGGGCAAACTTACCAGGAAATAGCGGACAGCTCTAGTTATGATGCTAACTATATTAAGGATGTTGGTTCCAAGTTATGGAAGTTACTGTCTCAATCTCTGGATGAAGAGGTAACTAAAAGTAATTTTCGTTCGGTCATTAGAAGGCGAGGGGAAAGTTCTGCTATTCATAAGAAATCGCAAAATGCCCAAGCGGTTCTGTCGCATTACCAACAGTTAGCAGATAAGGAATATCTCGAACTGCCCACTGGCGATCGCGAAAACTTGGAATCTTCTATCGGTTACACGAGGCAAGAGGACCAGAAATCTTCAATCCCTGTTCCCGATCGCTTGGATATTCCCAGCGGTCCAGTACCACTCAATTCCTTCTTTTATATTGAGCGTCCTCCCATTGAAGAACGTACCTATGCTGAGATTGCTAAACCGGGAAGCCTAATCCGGATTAAAGCACCCAAGCAGACGGGTAAAACCTCCCTGATGCAGAGAATTCTGACTCATGCCAGACAGACAATAGGCGTACACACTGTGTTGATTAGTTTTCAACTAGCAGACAGTCACGTGTTCACCAGTTTGGATAAATTCTTGCGATGGTTTTGTGCTAATGCCAGCCGCCAGTTAAACATAGAACCAAGGCTAGATGATTACTGGGATGAGGACATTGGCAGCAAAGTCAGCTGCACGTTGTATTTCCAAGAGTACCTCTTGCGGAAAATCGACTCTCCAGTCGTATGCGCTTTGGATGAAGTCAACCGAATTTTTGAGTATCCAGAAATCTCTGGTGACTTTTTGCCACTCCTGCGCTCCTGGTATGAGGATGCAGCAGAATTGGAGATCTGGCAAAAATTGCGATTGCTTGTGGTTCATGCCACAGAAGCTTATATCCCTTTAGATATCAATCAATCCCCTTTTAATGTCGGGCTGGCAATTAAATTACCAGAATTTACATTGGCACAGGTACAAGATTTAGCAATTCGTCATGGGTTGGATTGGGCAAAAGGAGAGATAGGGGCGCAAACACTGGCTCCTCTTGTCGCTATGATTGGCGGTCATCCTTATCTAGTACGTCTTGCTCTCTACCACTTAGCACGTCAAGAAGTAACCCTAGAGCACCTCCTGCATGAAGCTCCGACAATTGGTGGTATTTATAGCAATTACCTGCGGTATCATCTTGCAAATCTCCAAGAACATCCCGAACTAGCAACAGCATTTAAACGTGTTTTGACAGCAACTGAAGACGTGCAATTAGAAGCAATTTCTGCTTACAAATTAGAAAGCATGGGTTTGGTAAAGCTTGAAGGAAATCATGTAGTGCCTAGCTGTGAGTTGTATCGGCTGTATTTTTGCGAGCAATTGGGCTAG